A genome region from Maylandia zebra isolate NMK-2024a linkage group LG6, Mzebra_GT3a, whole genome shotgun sequence includes the following:
- the LOC101463996 gene encoding uncharacterized protein LOC101463996 isoform X1: MAEEQPPACDETPVPLLLMPANTTEPVKEKVPDNQRAETKALARDKNRLNIGAVFHRWKHVREQRGFKTDAEFATFLLDRTEEITCFPCEYKGHGSTSEEETAKGDGCYDDSDDQDYVPPVHVRAGCLSAPKSVTKQVPVHDAVDAEQTEQPPGAETIHVQSEDGNTGNKPYHLLGNQHKDQEQKPENTCSADQSSRTPGASSRPPSYELELTPSVSHHNVPKKINRNETNTDENPSEDHRPETQDHSTAPTGEILTLEPTSVQSSQELCKPKKTYYCPTCERVFPRHNALKRHLVIHSGKRPFKCFICGRGFTQGGNLKTHMKVHRGELPKWTLIEEKSEPKASPATVHMCGECGMDFPEKHKLEEHREIHWKPFACPDCGKRFKHNKSVKMHMRLHSGDLPYLCSECGKTCVTMEMLKKHKLTHTGEKNYHCDQCGRAFLQSYNLNLHLKTHTGERSFLCSICGKRYSRADTLKVHLRVHTGENPYACKICGKCFYYNQGYQAHVKIHDKKPKTSMRTLGRPKQQLIVVNKQ; the protein is encoded by the exons ATGGCTGAGGAGCAACCTCCAGCATGCGACGAAACGCCCGTCCCCCTTCTCCTAATGCCAGCGAACACAACAGAGCCAGTTAAAGAGAAGGTTCCCGACAACCAGCGAGCTGAAACGAAAGCGTTAGCCCGAGACAAAAACAGACTAAACATTGGAGCTGTTTTTCACAGGTGGAAGCACGTACGGGAACAGAGAGGATTCAAAACAGATGCAGAGTTCGCCACATTTCTGCTGGACAG GACAgaggaaattacttgttttccATGTGAGTACAAAGGACATGGTTCGACATCAGAAGAGGAAACGGCAAAAGGGGATGGTTGCTATGATGACAGCGATGATCAGGATTACGTTCCCCCTGTACATGTTCG TGCTGGCTGCCTGAGTGCTCCCAAGTCGGTCACCAAACAGGTCCCCGTGCATGATGCTGTAGATGCAGAACAAACAGAACAGCCACCAGGAGCAGAAACAATCCACGTTCAGAGTGAGGACGGCAACACTG GAAACAAGCCTTACCATCTGCTTGGAAATCAACACAAG GATCAGGAGCAAAAACCTGAAAACACCTGTTCAGCAGATCAGTCTTCCCGGACACCAGGGGCTTCCTCCAGACCTCCGTCGTATGAGCTGGAGCTCACGCCATCTGTCTCACATCACAACGTGCCAAAGAAAATAAACCGGAATGAGACGAACACTGATGAAAATCCCAGTGAAGACCACAGACCTGAAACACAGGATCACAGCACGGCACCCACAG gagaaattctCACTCTAGAACCTACCAGTGTACAAAGCTCCCAGGAGCTTTGTAAACCAAAGAAGACGTACTACTGCCCGACCTGCGAAAGAGTGTTCCCCCGGCACAACGCCCTGAAACGACACCTCGTGATTCACTCGGGAAAAagacctttcaaatgcttcaTATGTGGGAGAGGATTCACCCAGGGTGGAAACCTCAAGACACACATGAAAGTTCACAGAG GAGAGTTACCAAAGTGGACATTAATTGAAGAGAAGAGCGAGCCTAAAGCATCTCCTGCTACAGTTCACATGTGTGGGGAGTGTGGAATGGACTTCCCTGAGAAACATAAGCTAGAGGAACACCGCGAGATTCACTGGAAGCCTTTCGCATGTCCTGACTGTGGGAAGAGATTCAAACATAATAAGAGTGTTAAAATGCATATGCGCCTCCACTCAGGAGATTTACCTTATCTCTGTTCAGAGTGTGGGAAGACTTGTGTCACGatggaaatgcttaaaaaacacaagttaactcataCCGGAGAAAAGAACTAccactgtgatcagtgtgggaggGCATTTTTGCAATCTTACAACCTCAATTTGCACCTGAAGACTCACACCGGAGAGCGATCTTTTCTGTGCTCGATCTGTGGGAAACGTTACTCCAGAGCAGATACCCTAAAAGTTCACCTGAGAGTTCACACCGGAGAGAACCCGTATGCGTGTAAGATATGTGGGAAGTGTTTCTATTACAATCAGGGCTATCAAGCGCATGTGAAGATTCATGACAAGAAGCCAAAAACATCCATGAGAACTTTGGGGAGACCGAAACAGCAGCTGATAGTGGTAAACAAACAGTAA
- the LOC101463996 gene encoding uncharacterized protein LOC101463996 isoform X2, with product MAEEQPPACDETPVPLLLMPANTTEPVKEKVPDNQRAETKALARDKNRLNIGAVFHRWKHVREQRGFKTDAEFATFLLDRTEEITCFPCEYKGHGSTSEEETAKGDGCYDDSDDQDYVPPVHVRAGCLSAPKSVTKQVPVHDAVDAEQTEQPPGAETIHVQRNKPYHLLGNQHKDQEQKPENTCSADQSSRTPGASSRPPSYELELTPSVSHHNVPKKINRNETNTDENPSEDHRPETQDHSTAPTGEILTLEPTSVQSSQELCKPKKTYYCPTCERVFPRHNALKRHLVIHSGKRPFKCFICGRGFTQGGNLKTHMKVHRGELPKWTLIEEKSEPKASPATVHMCGECGMDFPEKHKLEEHREIHWKPFACPDCGKRFKHNKSVKMHMRLHSGDLPYLCSECGKTCVTMEMLKKHKLTHTGEKNYHCDQCGRAFLQSYNLNLHLKTHTGERSFLCSICGKRYSRADTLKVHLRVHTGENPYACKICGKCFYYNQGYQAHVKIHDKKPKTSMRTLGRPKQQLIVVNKQ from the exons ATGGCTGAGGAGCAACCTCCAGCATGCGACGAAACGCCCGTCCCCCTTCTCCTAATGCCAGCGAACACAACAGAGCCAGTTAAAGAGAAGGTTCCCGACAACCAGCGAGCTGAAACGAAAGCGTTAGCCCGAGACAAAAACAGACTAAACATTGGAGCTGTTTTTCACAGGTGGAAGCACGTACGGGAACAGAGAGGATTCAAAACAGATGCAGAGTTCGCCACATTTCTGCTGGACAG GACAgaggaaattacttgttttccATGTGAGTACAAAGGACATGGTTCGACATCAGAAGAGGAAACGGCAAAAGGGGATGGTTGCTATGATGACAGCGATGATCAGGATTACGTTCCCCCTGTACATGTTCG TGCTGGCTGCCTGAGTGCTCCCAAGTCGGTCACCAAACAGGTCCCCGTGCATGATGCTGTAGATGCAGAACAAACAGAACAGCCACCAGGAGCAGAAACAATCCACGTTCAGA GAAACAAGCCTTACCATCTGCTTGGAAATCAACACAAG GATCAGGAGCAAAAACCTGAAAACACCTGTTCAGCAGATCAGTCTTCCCGGACACCAGGGGCTTCCTCCAGACCTCCGTCGTATGAGCTGGAGCTCACGCCATCTGTCTCACATCACAACGTGCCAAAGAAAATAAACCGGAATGAGACGAACACTGATGAAAATCCCAGTGAAGACCACAGACCTGAAACACAGGATCACAGCACGGCACCCACAG gagaaattctCACTCTAGAACCTACCAGTGTACAAAGCTCCCAGGAGCTTTGTAAACCAAAGAAGACGTACTACTGCCCGACCTGCGAAAGAGTGTTCCCCCGGCACAACGCCCTGAAACGACACCTCGTGATTCACTCGGGAAAAagacctttcaaatgcttcaTATGTGGGAGAGGATTCACCCAGGGTGGAAACCTCAAGACACACATGAAAGTTCACAGAG GAGAGTTACCAAAGTGGACATTAATTGAAGAGAAGAGCGAGCCTAAAGCATCTCCTGCTACAGTTCACATGTGTGGGGAGTGTGGAATGGACTTCCCTGAGAAACATAAGCTAGAGGAACACCGCGAGATTCACTGGAAGCCTTTCGCATGTCCTGACTGTGGGAAGAGATTCAAACATAATAAGAGTGTTAAAATGCATATGCGCCTCCACTCAGGAGATTTACCTTATCTCTGTTCAGAGTGTGGGAAGACTTGTGTCACGatggaaatgcttaaaaaacacaagttaactcataCCGGAGAAAAGAACTAccactgtgatcagtgtgggaggGCATTTTTGCAATCTTACAACCTCAATTTGCACCTGAAGACTCACACCGGAGAGCGATCTTTTCTGTGCTCGATCTGTGGGAAACGTTACTCCAGAGCAGATACCCTAAAAGTTCACCTGAGAGTTCACACCGGAGAGAACCCGTATGCGTGTAAGATATGTGGGAAGTGTTTCTATTACAATCAGGGCTATCAAGCGCATGTGAAGATTCATGACAAGAAGCCAAAAACATCCATGAGAACTTTGGGGAGACCGAAACAGCAGCTGATAGTGGTAAACAAACAGTAA
- the LOC101463996 gene encoding uncharacterized protein LOC101463996 isoform X4 — protein sequence MAEEQPPACDETPVPLLLMPANTTEPVKEKVPDNQRAETKALARDKNRLNIGAVFHRWKHVREQRGFKTDAEFATFLLDRTEEITCFPCEYKGHGSTSEEETAKGDGCYDDSDDQDYVPPVHVRAGCLSAPKSVTKQVPVHDAVDAEQTEQPPGAETIHVQSEDGNTGNKPYHLLGNQHKDQEQKPENTCSADQSSRTPGASSRPPSYELELTPSVSHHNVPKKINRNETNTDENPSEDHRPETQDHSTAPTGELPKWTLIEEKSEPKASPATVHMCGECGMDFPEKHKLEEHREIHWKPFACPDCGKRFKHNKSVKMHMRLHSGDLPYLCSECGKTCVTMEMLKKHKLTHTGEKNYHCDQCGRAFLQSYNLNLHLKTHTGERSFLCSICGKRYSRADTLKVHLRVHTGENPYACKICGKCFYYNQGYQAHVKIHDKKPKTSMRTLGRPKQQLIVVNKQ from the exons ATGGCTGAGGAGCAACCTCCAGCATGCGACGAAACGCCCGTCCCCCTTCTCCTAATGCCAGCGAACACAACAGAGCCAGTTAAAGAGAAGGTTCCCGACAACCAGCGAGCTGAAACGAAAGCGTTAGCCCGAGACAAAAACAGACTAAACATTGGAGCTGTTTTTCACAGGTGGAAGCACGTACGGGAACAGAGAGGATTCAAAACAGATGCAGAGTTCGCCACATTTCTGCTGGACAG GACAgaggaaattacttgttttccATGTGAGTACAAAGGACATGGTTCGACATCAGAAGAGGAAACGGCAAAAGGGGATGGTTGCTATGATGACAGCGATGATCAGGATTACGTTCCCCCTGTACATGTTCG TGCTGGCTGCCTGAGTGCTCCCAAGTCGGTCACCAAACAGGTCCCCGTGCATGATGCTGTAGATGCAGAACAAACAGAACAGCCACCAGGAGCAGAAACAATCCACGTTCAGAGTGAGGACGGCAACACTG GAAACAAGCCTTACCATCTGCTTGGAAATCAACACAAG GATCAGGAGCAAAAACCTGAAAACACCTGTTCAGCAGATCAGTCTTCCCGGACACCAGGGGCTTCCTCCAGACCTCCGTCGTATGAGCTGGAGCTCACGCCATCTGTCTCACATCACAACGTGCCAAAGAAAATAAACCGGAATGAGACGAACACTGATGAAAATCCCAGTGAAGACCACAGACCTGAAACACAGGATCACAGCACGGCACCCACAG GAGAGTTACCAAAGTGGACATTAATTGAAGAGAAGAGCGAGCCTAAAGCATCTCCTGCTACAGTTCACATGTGTGGGGAGTGTGGAATGGACTTCCCTGAGAAACATAAGCTAGAGGAACACCGCGAGATTCACTGGAAGCCTTTCGCATGTCCTGACTGTGGGAAGAGATTCAAACATAATAAGAGTGTTAAAATGCATATGCGCCTCCACTCAGGAGATTTACCTTATCTCTGTTCAGAGTGTGGGAAGACTTGTGTCACGatggaaatgcttaaaaaacacaagttaactcataCCGGAGAAAAGAACTAccactgtgatcagtgtgggaggGCATTTTTGCAATCTTACAACCTCAATTTGCACCTGAAGACTCACACCGGAGAGCGATCTTTTCTGTGCTCGATCTGTGGGAAACGTTACTCCAGAGCAGATACCCTAAAAGTTCACCTGAGAGTTCACACCGGAGAGAACCCGTATGCGTGTAAGATATGTGGGAAGTGTTTCTATTACAATCAGGGCTATCAAGCGCATGTGAAGATTCATGACAAGAAGCCAAAAACATCCATGAGAACTTTGGGGAGACCGAAACAGCAGCTGATAGTGGTAAACAAACAGTAA
- the LOC101463996 gene encoding uncharacterized protein LOC101463996 isoform X3 translates to MAEEQPPACDETPVPLLLMPANTTEPVKEKVPDNQRAETKALARDKNRLNIGAVFHRWKHVREQRGFKTDAEFATFLLDRTEEITCFPCEYKGHGSTSEEETAKGDGCYDDSDDQDYVPPVHVRAGCLSAPKSVTKQVPVHDAVDAEQTEQPPGAETIHVQSEDGNTGNKPYHLLGNQHKDQEQKPENTCSADQSSRTPGASSRPPSYELELTPSVSHHNVPKKINRNETNTDENPSEDHRPETQDHSTAPTEPTSVQSSQELCKPKKTYYCPTCERVFPRHNALKRHLVIHSGKRPFKCFICGRGFTQGGNLKTHMKVHRGELPKWTLIEEKSEPKASPATVHMCGECGMDFPEKHKLEEHREIHWKPFACPDCGKRFKHNKSVKMHMRLHSGDLPYLCSECGKTCVTMEMLKKHKLTHTGEKNYHCDQCGRAFLQSYNLNLHLKTHTGERSFLCSICGKRYSRADTLKVHLRVHTGENPYACKICGKCFYYNQGYQAHVKIHDKKPKTSMRTLGRPKQQLIVVNKQ, encoded by the exons ATGGCTGAGGAGCAACCTCCAGCATGCGACGAAACGCCCGTCCCCCTTCTCCTAATGCCAGCGAACACAACAGAGCCAGTTAAAGAGAAGGTTCCCGACAACCAGCGAGCTGAAACGAAAGCGTTAGCCCGAGACAAAAACAGACTAAACATTGGAGCTGTTTTTCACAGGTGGAAGCACGTACGGGAACAGAGAGGATTCAAAACAGATGCAGAGTTCGCCACATTTCTGCTGGACAG GACAgaggaaattacttgttttccATGTGAGTACAAAGGACATGGTTCGACATCAGAAGAGGAAACGGCAAAAGGGGATGGTTGCTATGATGACAGCGATGATCAGGATTACGTTCCCCCTGTACATGTTCG TGCTGGCTGCCTGAGTGCTCCCAAGTCGGTCACCAAACAGGTCCCCGTGCATGATGCTGTAGATGCAGAACAAACAGAACAGCCACCAGGAGCAGAAACAATCCACGTTCAGAGTGAGGACGGCAACACTG GAAACAAGCCTTACCATCTGCTTGGAAATCAACACAAG GATCAGGAGCAAAAACCTGAAAACACCTGTTCAGCAGATCAGTCTTCCCGGACACCAGGGGCTTCCTCCAGACCTCCGTCGTATGAGCTGGAGCTCACGCCATCTGTCTCACATCACAACGTGCCAAAGAAAATAAACCGGAATGAGACGAACACTGATGAAAATCCCAGTGAAGACCACAGACCTGAAACACAGGATCACAGCACGGCACCCACAG AACCTACCAGTGTACAAAGCTCCCAGGAGCTTTGTAAACCAAAGAAGACGTACTACTGCCCGACCTGCGAAAGAGTGTTCCCCCGGCACAACGCCCTGAAACGACACCTCGTGATTCACTCGGGAAAAagacctttcaaatgcttcaTATGTGGGAGAGGATTCACCCAGGGTGGAAACCTCAAGACACACATGAAAGTTCACAGAG GAGAGTTACCAAAGTGGACATTAATTGAAGAGAAGAGCGAGCCTAAAGCATCTCCTGCTACAGTTCACATGTGTGGGGAGTGTGGAATGGACTTCCCTGAGAAACATAAGCTAGAGGAACACCGCGAGATTCACTGGAAGCCTTTCGCATGTCCTGACTGTGGGAAGAGATTCAAACATAATAAGAGTGTTAAAATGCATATGCGCCTCCACTCAGGAGATTTACCTTATCTCTGTTCAGAGTGTGGGAAGACTTGTGTCACGatggaaatgcttaaaaaacacaagttaactcataCCGGAGAAAAGAACTAccactgtgatcagtgtgggaggGCATTTTTGCAATCTTACAACCTCAATTTGCACCTGAAGACTCACACCGGAGAGCGATCTTTTCTGTGCTCGATCTGTGGGAAACGTTACTCCAGAGCAGATACCCTAAAAGTTCACCTGAGAGTTCACACCGGAGAGAACCCGTATGCGTGTAAGATATGTGGGAAGTGTTTCTATTACAATCAGGGCTATCAAGCGCATGTGAAGATTCATGACAAGAAGCCAAAAACATCCATGAGAACTTTGGGGAGACCGAAACAGCAGCTGATAGTGGTAAACAAACAGTAA